DNA from Verrucomicrobiota bacterium:
TTGCCGAGGCCGGAGTGCGCTTCGTTCAAGCCACGCACAGTTACAAGTGGGACCAGCACAGTGACCTGACCCGCGACCACGCCAAGAACGCCCGCGAGGTGGACCAGCCGATCGCCGCCCTCCTCATTGACCTCAAAGCCCGCGGGTTGCTCGACGACACGCTTGTGCTCTGGGGCGGTGAATTCGGCCGCACGCCGGTGACAGAATTGAACGGCGATGGCCGCGACCATAATCCGCATGGCTACACGATGTGGCTGGCGGGCGGCGGCGTGAAGCGCGGTTTCAGCTTTGGCGAGACCGACGATTACGGCTACTTCGCCGCGAAGGACAAAGTTCACGTCCACGATTTGCACGCGACCCTGCTGGCGCTGCTCGGCCTCGACCACGAGAAACTGACGTATCGCTACGCCGGCCGCGACTTCCGGCTGACGGATGTGCACGGGCGTGTCGTAAAGGAGGTTCTTGCATGATGCGCGGGTTTTATCCATGCATCGAAGTTGAAATGAGGAGCGCCCGCGCCCTCGCGTGCCGCGGTCGGCGCCCTCGCCGACCGCATTCAATCGGAGCGAACAGTCCCTACTCAGCACGATGGTTTCGACGGCGTTCCGACTGGCGAGGCGCCAGTCGAGACACGCGAGGGCGCGTATGCTCCCCAGTTGCGTCCGCATGAAAGCCTGGCTTTTCTACGGTTTCAACGACATGCGGCTGGAAGAGGTGCCCGTGCCACGCTGCAAACCCGGACACGTGCTCGTCCAGGTTTTGTGCGTGCAGCCCAGTGTCACGGAGGCGCAACTGGCCCGTGGGATTCGCACGCTGGCCTTCGACAAAATCAAAAGAAGGCTGGAAACCGAAGCTCCGGTCCAATTGTTCGGCCACGAATTCTGCGCTCGGATTCTGGAAACCGGCGCGGGCGTCTCAAGATTCCGCAAGGGCGACCGTGTCGCCGCGCGCGCCAAGCTCCCGTGCGGCGCCTGTCCGCTTTGCCTTTCTGCGCAGAGCGATCTCTGCCGCAGCGGGCCGATCATCGGATTCCAGCTTCCGGGTTGCTTCGCGGAATTTGCGCTTTTGCCGGAAATCGCTCTCGTCAAATTGGACGACCGGATTTCGGATCAAGAAGCGGCTTGCCTGCAATCGCTGAGCGACAGTGTCGCCGCCGTGGAAACGGCTGAGATTCGCATGGGCCAGTCCGTCGCGATCTTCGGGCAGGGCAGCATGGGACTCGAATGCCTGCAAATCGCGCGCGTGTCCGGCGCCGGCAAGGTTTTCACCGTGGACGTGCGCGAAGAGGCGTGCCGAATCTCGAGAGAGCTCGGCGCAGACCAGGCGATTAGCCCAAATGCTTGCGACGCCGTCGCCGCGATTCGCGAGTTGACCGGTGGGATCGGCGTGGACGTGGTTTTTGAGTGCGCGGGCGGCAGCCCCAAGCAAGGTTTGTCCGGCACGACTTCGCTGATGCAAGCCATGGGAGTGGTGCGATCGGGCGGCAAGCTGATCGGAGTTTCGTGGTTCGGCCAACCGATCGAGCTCGATGTCGATCTCCTGCGCGAACGAAGCTTGCGCTACCTTTTCCCCGACATCAGCACGCGCGCGCATCTGGAGCACACGGTGAGGCTGGCGGCGTCGGGGCGAGTGCGTTTGAAGCCGGTCATCACGCACACGCTGCACGGGATCGAAGCGGTGCCGGAGGCGTTTGAGATCACGGGGAACAAGGCTCAATACAAAGCGATCAATCCGGCGCAGGTGGTGTTGTGCCAAGGCGAAGGCCAGATGCCTCTGCAAAGTCTATGAGATCACCTGGATGCCTTCCAAAATGGATCGCCACGCGGTGACCGCGTCCGCGATGCTCAATATTTGTGCTGCGAAGGGTGAAGACGGCCACGCCATCGTTCGAGATGTTCGCGCGAGCGCCAAGTATTCCACCTTATCCGACAGGTGGAGGCCGCTCAAAGTGGGCCGAGTGTTGCCGCCTGCCTCCACCATTAGCACCGGCGTCAACTCAAAAGCGGATATCTTCCCTGGCGAAAATGGCCCAATCATCCGTATGTTGGCCGAAAACGACCTTGGGGTTGGATAAACTGAACATCTATCTCCCTCTACTGCCCCCGGAGCCAGTCCCATTCATTTCACCAGGTTCAGGCCGGCCAGTCCGAAATGAATAAGCTCATGGAAAGCCTCCTTTCCCTTACGGACCTGCTCTCTCCCCATGAACCCGGTAGGGCGAGTCCGTCCCGGCGAGCCGCTCGACGTGCCTGGACCACGTCCGACTCGGCTCGCTGGGGACAGGCTCGCCCTACCGCCATGTTCATGGAAAGTCCGCGCTGAGTGAACGCAAGCCTGACATTCGGAATGCTTTTGGGGCTGGAGCTGTTAGTTCCGCCGGTAGCTGCACAGCAGCCGAATGAGACCGAGTTGACATTCCAGCCGAACGGAACGGTCGCGGATCAGTCCCGGACGGATCGCAAGGAATTACCCGCGACCTTTCACGCGGCAGGTTGCCGCGCGAGGCGGGCTGGTAGCCCCCTCCACCCAGCCAGCTAGGGCCTCCACTGGCGTCGGCGCGTCCATCGCCCCCCGATTTCAATTGTTCGTCAGGAATTTGAGCAACTCGATTTGTTCGCGTGGATTGAGCGACTCCAGCAGCCCTTCCGGCATCAACGATTTCTCGCTCGGCGATCTCTGCGCGATTTCTGCTTTGGAGACCACGACCTGGTCCGTGGTGGTCCGGATCGTGAGCGCGCTCGGGGATTCGTTGATGAGCAGGCCCGAGACGGTGTCGCCGGCTTTGGTCTCGATCGTGGTCACTTGAAAATCCGTCCCCACCACGGCGTCGGGATCGATCACGTTCTCCAAAAAATAGCGGATTCCATTCTTGCCCGCGCTGGTGAGTTCGGGGCCGACGCGCGTGCCTTCGCCGCGAAGGACATGACATTGCGCGCAGAGTTTCTGGAAATGCTGCCGACCCGCGCCTGCGTCGTAAGCCCAGAGCGGCGCTTCATTGAAAATCTTCTCCTGCCGCGCGATCTCCAACTGTTTCTCTCCCGGACTTTGTTGAATCCTGCCCCAGACCGCGCCGACGCGCTGGTCCACTTCCGCGTTGCGCAAATCCGTAAGCTGGCGGACATGGAAAGCGGACAGTTGCTCGCGCTTGAACTGGCCCGAGGCGACCGCATCCAGCAAAGCGAGTGCGAACGAGGGACGGCGAGTCAGCGCGTTCATCGCGGCGGCCCGTTCGGGAATGGAAAACGTTTCGAACCGCCGCAGGATGGCTTCCGGAATTTCCGGCGCGTCGAAGCGGGCGAGGAGATTGAGGGCCTGGGCGCGCAAACTGGCGCCGTCGAGCAAACGCAGAAATGCCGGCAGCGACGCGCGATCTTGCGCGCGGCTCAAGACGGCGAATGCGTGCCGGCGCCACTCGGCATCTGCGTTTGCGTCGGCCAGAATTTCGCGGAGACGCGGAAACAGGGATGCGTCGCCAAAAACCGCCGCAAGCCGTTCCGCCTGGCGGTGCGCGCGCGGATCGTCGCTCGTGTAGAGTTTCGGCGCCACTCTGCGCCAGGCTGCCGGCATCGGCACGTTCGGCTGCGTTTCCATCGCCAGCGCGATTCCGATCAAGCGCCGCCGCAACGCGTCGCCCTGGAGTTTTTCGAGCGAGGCGACGACGCGATTCAACGCTTTGCCTCCGAACGTGGCGGCATACCAGTAGATGTAATCGCCAAGTTCAGGCAAGGGCGACTTCGCGGCGATGGCGAAAGCACGGTCGGGATTTTTCGGCATCCGGGCGGCGATTCCATGCCAGAGAAGGAAAGGCAAGTTTCGGTCCTCGCGATCTTCGCCGCGTCGCGCCAGGGCTTCCGCGATTTGCCACGCAGGCTTGTCACCGACTCGCTGAATCGCCGCAGCGAGGTGCAGGCGAACCACAGGCGACGCATCCTCATTCGCCAGGCGAACCAACTCGCGCTCCACCACAGGTTTCATCTCGCGATCGGTCCAGAGTCGAACGGCCCACGCGCGCACAAATTCATCCGGGTCCTTCCACGCCGCTTGGGAAAGTTCGAGGGAAAATCGGCCCACCGCGTTTGCCGCCCAGAGACCCCGTAGCCGCTGCGCCGGCGACGGGTCAGTCTTGGCCAGCTCGACGATGCGTTCGATAGCTTGCGGATCTTTGGGAAGCGAGTTGACATAGCGCTCGTGCAAGAGCCGCTGCGCCATCCGTGCGAACCACGCGTTCTTGTGCCGCAGCAGTCCGACCAGTTCCAGGTCAGTCATTGCGGCGAGGTTTACTTTCTTCGGCTTGTAGGTCGCGTCGTATTGGATGCGATAGATGCGGCCGTTTCCTCGGTCCCAGCGTTCCGTGTTCGGATTGTGGCAATGCTGCTGGTCGTACCAGTCGATGGTATAGACCGCCCCGTCCGGGCCATACTGCAAATCCACCGCGACATATTTTGGATCGCTGCAAAAGAATTGGTCGCGGCCCGCGTGGACGGTCTCGAACCCGGAGCCGAGCCGTTTGTTGACTTGATGATTGATCTGGTGGCCGCCGAGGTTGTGGGTGAACAGGTGCCCGCGAAATTCGTCCGGCCAGTTGTCGCCCAGATAAATCATCGTGCCGACGTGGGAATGCCCGCCGTAAATCGCGTCGCTGCCGCGCACGCCCGCGCCTCCCGCGCCGTGATCGTAACGGGCCGAGGCGAGCAGGTAGTTGCGGTAGCCGGGAAAATCCTCCGGCGGATTGGCGATGATGAACGGCGCGTGATTCGCGTTGGCCTGATTCCAGTAATGCCCGCCCTGGACGACGTGCGTGGTGCCGCCGCGACCCCAGTAGCTGCGGCAGTGCGTCATGAACAGTTGGCCGCGCTCATCGTAATCGAGTCCCCATTGATTGCTCCCGCCGTGCGCGAACACCTCGAACTGACGCGTGACCGGATGATACCGCCACACCCCCGCGCGCAATTCGGTTCGCCGCGAGTCCGGCGCGCCCGGCTTGCCGATGTGCGCGGTGTTGAACACGCCTTGATTTCCATAAAGCCAGCCGTCCGGTCCCCAGAGAAAACTGTTCAAACACTCGTGCGTGTCCTGATAGCCAAAGCCATCGAGCA
Protein-coding regions in this window:
- a CDS encoding zinc-binding dehydrogenase, which gives rise to MKAWLFYGFNDMRLEEVPVPRCKPGHVLVQVLCVQPSVTEAQLARGIRTLAFDKIKRRLETEAPVQLFGHEFCARILETGAGVSRFRKGDRVAARAKLPCGACPLCLSAQSDLCRSGPIIGFQLPGCFAEFALLPEIALVKLDDRISDQEAACLQSLSDSVAAVETAEIRMGQSVAIFGQGSMGLECLQIARVSGAGKVFTVDVREEACRISRELGADQAISPNACDAVAAIRELTGGIGVDVVFECAGGSPKQGLSGTTSLMQAMGVVRSGGKLIGVSWFGQPIELDVDLLRERSLRYLFPDISTRAHLEHTVRLAASGRVRLKPVITHTLHGIEAVPEAFEITGNKAQYKAINPAQVVLCQGEGQMPLQSL